CGCCGAGCGCCTCTGCAAGCGTCGTTTGCGCAATCGCGACCGACGCGTCGGCACGCGACGCGTGCTCGGCCGCGCCGCGCAGCCCCCGGAAAGCGGCAATCCGCACGTCCAAGTCGGGGCCGGCGGCGACGCCGGCATCGTCGAACAGCGCAGTCAGTGTGGACGACGCCGATTCCGCCGCCGTCGATCCGGTCAAAACATCGCGCTCCAAAGCCCCGATGCCTTCGAGTTGCGCTTCAAGAGAGCGGAGCTGGCCGCGGCGCGACTCCAGCGTCTGAGCGAGCGCAGCCGCTTCGGCTTCGACCGCATCGCGATCTCGCTGCGCATTAAATCTCGCGCGTACCGACGCGACATCGGTGCAGTATAAGGATCGGCAGGCCTTTGTGAGGTCGGCCTGCGCGCGGTCGAGCACGTCGCGGGCATCCGCGGCTTCGGCCTCAGCAGCTCGGATTCGCTCCGCACGCTTGCCGGCCGCAGAAAGATAGAAGAGCACCATCACCAATCCGACGACGAGCGCGCCGACACCGGCGCGAGTCAGCATCGTCAACTGTTCGAACATTCCGATGACGAGCACGATCACCGCAACGAGCAGCACGGGTGCGAATGCCATCGGCGTGGCCTGGCGCATCTGTCGCGCGATCGCGGCGCGCGTCTCGAGGTTGCGCGCGCGACTTTCCACCGCATCCACGGCGATGTCTTGCTCCTCGAGTTGTTCGACCGCGACGCGGTCCAATTCCGGCGCATCGCCCGCCCGGGTCGACGCAGCTTCGAGTTGTGCGCCTAGCTGGGTGGTCCGCTGTTCGTCGCCGGCGATCGCCTGTCTGCACTCGTCGCGTTGCGATCGCAGCAGCGCGCGTTCGGGTTCGCGGCCGTCGGCTCGCCCAAACGCCGATGCGGCTTCCGCGATCGCGATCTCGCGGATCGATATCGCATGCTCGATTTCGGCAGCCGCTTTTGCTTGATCCTCACGCGATTGAACGCGATCACCGGCGCCGAATCTTGCCGCAGGGATGGCGTCGCGCGATTGCACGGCTTGCGCGACATCCGCGAGAGCGACTTCGACGCGGCGCGAGCGCTCCTCAAGTGAACGGAGGCGAGCGACAGTGACAACAACCTCCGCTTGGCGGCACTTGGTCTCGAGCGTGTCGGCCTCGGCCATCGCCGCGGCGCGCTGTTCGATGGTGGCCTTCAATTCGTGGGATCGTTCGTTCGCTCGCTTCCAATCGAGTTCGGCCTGTTCTCGGTCGGACCGGGCGGCGGCAAAAGGCGTGGTCCTGGACGCTTCGCTGCCGATGTCTTTCGTGGCAAAATTACTAAGCGCTAGAATCGCCGAGTCGGCGCCTTCGTCGCCGCCCGAACCAACGACGGCGGTGAGCCGCTCGCCCAACGCGCCGAAATCGGCATCTTCTTTCGATTGAAGCTCGCCCGGACCGACGACTGCAGCCGCGCGGTACGCGTCCAGCGACAGACTGAGCGCCAGTTGACCCGGAGAAACTTTGCGGCCCCCGCTCCAGGCATCGACTTGTTCCTTCGTGTCGAGCGTGCGGGTGACGGTTTTCACATCGTCGGCGAAGTCGCGCGTGGTCTCGAATCCGCGCCCGTCATCGAGCTCGAACTCCAAGCGCGCACGGTATGGAACACCCGATCGCCACGGCCGGTAGCGATCCAGGTCGAACGTGTATTGCTGTTGCGGGAATCCGAACAGCAG
Above is a window of Candidatus Eremiobacteraceae bacterium DNA encoding:
- a CDS encoding AAA family ATPase, which produces MILKRVIVDGFGKLVGRGPFEFSRGLTVIAGPNESGKSTLAECIMRLLFGFPQQQYTFDLDRYRPWRSGVPYRARLEFELDDGRGFETTRDFADDVKTVTRTLDTKEQVDAWSGGRKVSPGQLALSLSLDAYRAAAVVGPGELQSKEDADFGALGERLTAVVGSGGDEGADSAILALSNFATKDIGSEASRTTPFAAARSDREQAELDWKRANERSHELKATIEQRAAAMAEADTLETKCRQAEVVVTVARLRSLEERSRRVEVALADVAQAVQSRDAIPAARFGAGDRVQSREDQAKAAAEIEHAISIREIAIAEAASAFGRADGREPERALLRSQRDECRQAIAGDEQRTTQLGAQLEAASTRAGDAPELDRVAVEQLEEQDIAVDAVESRARNLETRAAIARQMRQATPMAFAPVLLVAVIVLVIGMFEQLTMLTRAGVGALVVGLVMVLFYLSAAGKRAERIRAAEAEAADARDVLDRAQADLTKACRSLYCTDVASVRARFNAQRDRDAVEAEAAALAQTLESRRGQLRSLEAQLEGIGALERDVLTGSTAAESASSTLTALFDDAGVAAGPDLDVRIAAFRGLRGAAEHASRADASVAIAQTTLAEALGDFDVDSLRDEIGRLSAGLREASPDYAQSKGAVDEKTAVAARDDLRRQLAEAKTRARELTARCDAAKLPDIAELEERLEASRAEERRLFTAARAAILARDIIDEVKIAIHKSYLPTMNAALGEAVGKITSGKYVGANLNPADFTVRLTSLERGGTVDPWQLSSGTIEQVNLALRAATAQALGSGEHVPLILDDALAHADPERAAGALTLLANEGHRGIQSLFFTQRTDLVGLARGLHGVVIVNLDDESAARTNTSASESAPAGFSEAGFGRPAG